The following proteins are co-located in the Candidatus Accumulibacter cognatus genome:
- a CDS encoding pseudouridine synthase: MELERLLRSQGFGSRAECRVRVLAGRVKVAGDVCVDPYAHFEPAGLSFTVDGEPWNYREFVYLAMNKPAGYECSRRPQHYPSVYSLLPQPLVTRGVQTVGRLDQDSTGLLLLSDDGQFIHTFTSPRKRVPKVYEVTTRHMVDDAQVMALLNGVELHDDAKPVGAVACIRMDEKRLRLTVTEGKYHLVKRMIAAAGNRVEALHRITVGGFSLPLALPVGQWMWLGSPELELLAQRG, translated from the coding sequence ATGGAACTTGAACGCTTGCTCAGATCGCAGGGCTTTGGCAGCCGGGCAGAGTGCCGTGTTCGAGTCCTCGCAGGCCGCGTCAAGGTCGCCGGAGATGTCTGCGTAGATCCCTACGCGCACTTCGAACCGGCGGGGCTGAGCTTTACCGTCGATGGCGAGCCGTGGAACTATCGCGAGTTTGTCTACCTTGCGATGAACAAGCCAGCGGGTTATGAATGCTCGCGTCGACCACAACATTACCCTAGCGTCTATTCGCTGCTTCCGCAGCCGCTGGTGACACGAGGCGTCCAGACAGTTGGTCGCCTTGACCAGGACAGCACGGGCCTGCTGCTGCTGTCTGACGATGGTCAATTCATCCATACTTTTACCTCGCCACGCAAGCGGGTTCCTAAAGTGTATGAGGTCACGACTAGGCATATGGTCGATGATGCACAGGTGATGGCCCTACTCAACGGCGTGGAATTACATGACGATGCCAAACCGGTCGGAGCGGTGGCGTGCATTAGGATGGACGAAAAGAGATTGCGTTTGACTGTTACCGAGGGGAAATACCATCTGGTGAAGCGGATGATTGCCGCTGCCGGCAATCGTGTGGAGGCCCTGCATCGCATAACGGTGGGTGGATTTTCGTTACCACTGGCATTGCCAGTAGGCCAGTGGATGTGGCTGGGGTCGCCAGAGCTGGAGCTTCTGGCGCAACGGGGATGA
- a CDS encoding LysM peptidoglycan-binding domain-containing protein: protein MIRIMSAFILAMISALCGAVGQEIQLAEGAPNRHIVVPGDTLWGLAGKFLKEPWRWPEIWRMNEEEISNPHRIYPGDVIVLERDVQGTPRLRLQSIRLVPQIYSTGVKDEIPAIPPNLIRPFLSDPLIVEVSSLDRAARIVATQQDRVYLGNGDLAYVAGADPSRPDWQIYRNGRPLHDPDNNQILGYEAFYLGTARQLEPGNPATFEVVTMKQEIGRGDRLLPAIRPPLVAYVPHKPRFQVNGRVISVYGGVDTAGRGSIVTLNRGARDGIEIGHVLALERNRTVVERDENDTKVRVPIPPERIGLLFVFRIFERLSYGLVVQSESTVDVNDFARTP from the coding sequence ATGATCCGCATTATGTCCGCGTTCATTCTGGCCATGATCAGTGCGCTCTGTGGCGCCGTCGGGCAGGAAATCCAGTTGGCCGAGGGTGCCCCGAACCGCCATATCGTAGTGCCGGGTGATACCTTATGGGGCCTTGCCGGAAAATTCCTGAAAGAACCCTGGAGATGGCCAGAAATCTGGCGAATGAATGAGGAAGAGATCAGCAACCCGCACCGTATCTACCCCGGCGATGTGATTGTTCTCGAACGCGATGTGCAGGGCACACCCCGGTTGCGTCTGCAAAGCATCCGGCTAGTACCTCAGATATACTCGACGGGTGTCAAGGATGAAATCCCTGCGATTCCACCCAACCTCATCAGGCCATTTCTCTCAGACCCGCTGATCGTCGAAGTCTCCAGCCTCGACCGAGCAGCACGCATCGTTGCAACGCAGCAGGACAGAGTCTACCTTGGCAATGGAGACCTCGCCTACGTCGCCGGCGCCGACCCGTCCAGGCCAGACTGGCAAATCTATCGCAACGGCAGGCCATTACACGACCCTGACAATAACCAGATCCTCGGTTACGAAGCTTTCTATCTTGGCACCGCAAGGCAGCTCGAACCTGGCAACCCCGCAACCTTTGAAGTAGTCACGATGAAACAGGAGATCGGCCGTGGCGATCGCCTGCTGCCGGCGATACGTCCCCCGCTGGTTGCCTACGTGCCACACAAACCTAGATTTCAGGTCAATGGTCGAGTGATTTCAGTCTATGGCGGCGTCGACACCGCAGGCCGAGGGTCAATTGTCACGCTCAACCGTGGAGCCAGGGACGGGATCGAGATTGGGCATGTCCTGGCGCTCGAACGTAATCGTACGGTAGTTGAACGTGATGAGAACGATACAAAGGTGAGGGTACCGATCCCTCCGGAACGGATTGGCTTGCTGTTCGTCTTTCGGATATTTGAGCGTCTATCGTACGGTTTGGTAGTTCAGTCTGAGAGTACCGTGGACGTCAACGACTTCGCTCGTACACCCTAG
- a CDS encoding DNA topoisomerase III, with protein sequence MSKKLIITEKPSVAADLARALGGFVRHEDYFENDDYVLSSAIGHLLELACPEEYEVKRGKWSFAHLPVIPPHFTLQPIAKTESRLKLLIRLIKRKDVISLVNACDAGREGELIFNYITQHAGNGKPVERLWLQSMTPQAIKEGFMHLRKGEDMRGLGDAAVCRSESDWLVGINGTRAMTAFNSKTGGFHLTTVGRVQTPSLALIVEREDRIRKFKPRPYWELEGVFVCDAGEYRGKWFDEKFKGKEEDEHARADRLWDETRGLLLQEKCASKMGEVTEESKASTQLSPLLFDLTSLQREANGRYGFSAKLTLGLAQALYEKHKVLTYPRTDSRALPEDYISTVSSTLLMLTGEGVGKGHDEAVLARYAPFAKKILDSHWVIPNKRIFNNAKVSDHFAIIPTLQAPKHLSEPESKLYDMVVKRFLAVFYPAAEFLITTRISRVQSEPFKTEGRVLVNPGWLAVYGRDAQSDGEGNLVAVAPGEKVMATEMLLSAHQTKPPARYSEASLLTAMESAGKAMDDEELRAAMAGRGLGTPATRAQIIENLLSEQYLLREGRELQPTAKAFSLMTLLNGLGIRELTAPELTGEWEWKLARMERGEMSRREFMKEIAAMTQHIVDRAKSYDSDSIPGDFGALATPCPKCGGLIKETYKKFQCQACDFALWKIVAGRQFEATEIEELLTKRKIGPLSGFRNKMGRPFNTIVLLNAENAPEFDFGQGAASDEGSVEAVDFSDSESLGACPKCAARVFAQGMAYVCEKSVGPVKSCDFRSGTIILQQPIEPEQMRKLLDTGRTDLLRDFISARTRRKFSAYLVRGADGKVGFEFEKRTPKSAAKSTKGAPAPTSSTIPSNASAATANRRKTSGQAT encoded by the coding sequence ATGAGCAAGAAACTGATCATCACCGAGAAGCCTTCCGTCGCCGCCGACCTTGCGCGCGCCCTGGGTGGATTCGTTCGGCACGAAGACTACTTCGAGAATGACGATTACGTCCTTTCGTCGGCCATTGGTCACCTGCTGGAACTGGCTTGTCCCGAAGAATATGAGGTCAAGCGCGGCAAATGGTCATTCGCCCATCTGCCAGTGATACCACCCCACTTTACCTTGCAGCCAATTGCCAAGACCGAGTCGCGCCTCAAGCTATTGATCCGTCTCATCAAGCGCAAGGACGTGATCAGTCTGGTAAACGCCTGTGACGCTGGACGTGAAGGGGAATTGATCTTCAACTACATCACCCAGCATGCTGGCAATGGCAAACCTGTAGAGCGCTTGTGGTTACAGTCAATGACTCCGCAAGCCATCAAGGAAGGCTTCATGCACTTGCGAAAAGGCGAAGATATGCGAGGACTGGGGGACGCTGCGGTATGTCGATCGGAATCCGACTGGCTGGTCGGAATCAACGGTACGCGCGCGATGACCGCCTTCAACTCCAAGACTGGCGGTTTCCACCTGACTACTGTCGGTCGCGTTCAAACACCATCACTCGCACTGATCGTCGAACGCGAGGATCGCATACGCAAGTTCAAACCTCGCCCCTACTGGGAGCTTGAGGGAGTCTTTGTCTGTGACGCCGGAGAGTACCGAGGCAAATGGTTCGACGAAAAATTCAAGGGCAAGGAGGAAGACGAACATGCACGCGCTGATCGCCTCTGGGATGAGACCAGAGGCCTCTTGCTGCAAGAGAAATGCGCAAGCAAGATGGGGGAGGTCACCGAGGAATCGAAGGCTTCGACACAACTATCACCGTTGCTGTTTGATCTGACCAGCCTTCAACGCGAGGCCAACGGGCGCTACGGTTTCTCCGCCAAGCTCACCCTTGGCCTGGCGCAGGCGCTTTATGAAAAGCACAAGGTCCTCACCTATCCACGTACCGATTCGCGCGCGCTACCCGAGGACTATATTTCGACGGTCAGCAGCACGCTCTTGATGCTTACCGGAGAGGGAGTCGGCAAAGGTCACGACGAAGCGGTGCTGGCTCGCTATGCGCCTTTTGCAAAAAAGATCCTGGACAGTCACTGGGTCATTCCGAACAAACGGATATTCAACAACGCCAAGGTTTCAGATCATTTCGCGATCATTCCTACGCTCCAGGCTCCAAAACATCTGTCCGAACCCGAGTCGAAACTGTACGACATGGTAGTCAAGCGCTTTCTGGCCGTATTCTATCCGGCTGCGGAGTTTCTGATCACCACCCGCATTTCGCGTGTCCAGTCCGAGCCATTCAAAACCGAAGGCAGGGTTTTGGTCAACCCGGGTTGGCTGGCAGTCTATGGTCGTGATGCGCAGTCTGATGGCGAAGGCAATCTGGTTGCCGTTGCACCAGGGGAGAAAGTCATGGCTACAGAAATGCTGTTGAGCGCCCATCAAACCAAACCACCGGCCCGCTACTCAGAAGCCAGCTTGTTGACGGCCATGGAGAGCGCCGGCAAGGCCATGGACGACGAAGAGTTGCGGGCGGCAATGGCAGGTCGCGGCCTGGGTACCCCAGCCACACGCGCCCAGATCATCGAAAACCTGCTTTCCGAACAGTACCTTCTTAGAGAAGGCCGTGAACTTCAGCCAACTGCCAAGGCATTTTCACTGATGACACTCCTGAACGGTCTGGGTATCCGCGAGTTGACCGCTCCCGAACTCACCGGCGAATGGGAATGGAAGCTTGCGCGCATGGAACGAGGAGAGATGTCGCGCAGAGAATTCATGAAAGAGATCGCGGCAATGACTCAACATATTGTGGACCGCGCAAAAAGTTACGACAGCGACAGCATTCCCGGGGATTTCGGAGCACTTGCGACCCCTTGCCCAAAATGCGGTGGATTGATCAAGGAGACCTACAAGAAATTTCAGTGCCAGGCTTGCGATTTCGCTCTATGGAAAATTGTCGCCGGCCGACAATTCGAAGCAACCGAGATCGAAGAATTACTCACCAAGCGCAAAATCGGCCCCTTGAGCGGCTTTAGGAACAAAATGGGTCGACCTTTCAACACCATCGTCCTCCTTAACGCTGAAAACGCTCCGGAGTTTGACTTCGGGCAAGGTGCCGCCAGCGATGAAGGTTCCGTCGAAGCAGTCGATTTCTCAGACAGTGAATCCCTGGGTGCCTGCCCTAAATGCGCGGCACGCGTGTTTGCTCAGGGCATGGCCTATGTCTGCGAGAAATCTGTTGGGCCAGTGAAAAGCTGTGACTTCCGTTCAGGAACGATCATTCTTCAACAACCGATTGAACCCGAACAAATGCGGAAACTTCTTGACACTGGGCGTACTGATTTACTCAGAGATTTCATCTCTGCACGTACTCGTCGAAAATTCTCGGCTTACCTGGTACGCGGAGCCGATGGAAAGGTCGGCTTTGAGTTCGAGAAGCGTACGCCAAAATCAGCAGCAAAATCGACCAAGGGAGCACCTGCCCCGACAAGCTCCACGATACCGTCCAACGCTTCTGCGGCAACAGCGAATCGCAGGAAGACCTCTGGTCAGGCCACGTGA
- a CDS encoding hydrogen peroxide-inducible genes activator, with protein MTLTELRYIVTLARERHFGRAAEKCHVSQPTLSVALKKVEQRHGVILFERSSADVRLTMIGEQIAIQAERVLEEAGRIREIVAQGKDPLSGPLRLGVIYTIAPYLLPRLIPSLHSRAPRMPLYLHENFTVNLTAQLRRGDLDVIVVALPFDEPGIVSRVVYEEPFYVVMPTGHPLAMESLIAPEHVAAENLLLLGIGNCFRDQVVQACPQLSAPGGTVGALEGSSLETVRYMVASGAGISIVPASAAASWPQQDPLLLFRHFTEPVPVRRVVIAWRATFPRPQAIDVLRAAILDAPPPGVLRA; from the coding sequence ATGACACTGACCGAACTGCGTTATATCGTTACGCTTGCCCGAGAGAGGCACTTCGGGCGCGCAGCCGAGAAGTGCCACGTCAGCCAGCCAACGCTTTCGGTAGCACTGAAAAAGGTCGAGCAGCGGCATGGTGTCATCCTGTTCGAGCGTTCATCCGCTGATGTACGGCTGACAATGATTGGCGAACAGATTGCGATACAGGCTGAGCGGGTGCTTGAGGAAGCAGGCAGGATCAGGGAGATCGTTGCACAGGGAAAGGATCCCTTGTCTGGGCCATTGCGCCTTGGCGTCATCTATACTATTGCGCCTTACCTTCTGCCGCGTCTGATTCCGTCCTTGCATTCCCGCGCACCGCGGATGCCACTCTATCTACACGAGAACTTTACCGTCAACCTGACGGCGCAGTTGCGTCGGGGTGATCTCGATGTGATTGTCGTGGCCTTGCCATTTGATGAGCCGGGGATTGTCTCTAGAGTGGTGTATGAGGAGCCATTTTATGTTGTGATGCCGACAGGACATCCTTTAGCCATGGAGTCCTTGATCGCTCCCGAGCATGTGGCTGCGGAAAATCTTTTGCTTCTCGGGATTGGCAATTGTTTTCGGGATCAGGTCGTACAGGCTTGCCCACAGCTTTCGGCGCCTGGCGGAACAGTGGGTGCGCTTGAAGGAAGTTCTCTCGAAACGGTTCGTTACATGGTGGCTAGCGGCGCGGGTATATCGATCGTGCCGGCATCGGCCGCAGCATCGTGGCCCCAGCAAGATCCCTTGCTGTTGTTTCGCCATTTCACTGAGCCTGTCCCTGTGCGGAGGGTAGTCATCGCCTGGCGAGCGACTTTCCCCAGGCCGCAGGCAATCGACGTGTTGCGGGCAGCCATCCTGGACGCTCCTCCGCCAGGGGTGCTTCGAGCATGA
- a CDS encoding DUF1840 domain-containing protein — MLVKFTSSTSGQIMMFAQVARQLLELVGKDCSARGVITTEQLPEAIERLRVASVEHTSHSTNHSEADNEDGSDEQDPSPIGFGQRAYPMIELLEWTRKEDGFVLWEAAKDF, encoded by the coding sequence ATGCTGGTCAAGTTTACATCAAGCACCTCCGGTCAGATCATGATGTTTGCCCAGGTTGCCCGTCAATTGCTCGAGCTGGTCGGTAAGGACTGCAGCGCCCGCGGCGTCATCACCACCGAGCAACTGCCCGAAGCGATCGAGCGTCTGCGTGTCGCCAGCGTGGAACACACGAGTCATTCCACCAACCATAGCGAGGCTGACAACGAAGATGGCAGCGACGAGCAAGACCCCTCACCAATCGGATTTGGCCAACGCGCCTACCCAATGATCGAACTGCTCGAGTGGACCCGAAAAGAGGATGGCTTCGTCCTTTGGGAGGCTGCCAAGGACTTCTGA
- the thiC gene encoding phosphomethylpyrimidine synthase ThiC encodes MNANEKFIAADAHVDEAAIKPLPNSRKIFVVGSRPDIRVPMREIAQSDTDTAFGGEKNPPIYVYDCSGPYSEPQASIDIRQGLPALRAQWIAERADSEPLSGLSSAFGRLRATDSALEELRFPGLQRCPRRARAGANVSQMHYARRGIITPEMEFVAIRENNNRRSYIEQLQASGPQGIRLSEILCRQHPGNSYGASIPDEISPEFVRSEVAQGRAIIPCNINHPESEPMIIGRNFLTKINANIGNSALGSSIQEEVEKMTWAIRWGGDTVMDLSTGKNIHETREWIIRNSPVPIGTVPIYQALEKVNGKAEDLNWEIFRDTLIEQAEQGVDYFTIHAGVLLRYVPLTAGRLTGIVSRGGSIMAKWCLAHHRESFLYTHFEEICEIMKAYDVSFSLGDGLRPGSIYDANDEAQISELKTLGELTDIAWKHDVQVMIEGPGHVPMHMIKENMDLQLAYCKEAPFYTLGPLTTDIAPGYDHITSGIGAAMIGWFGTAMLCYVTPKEHLGLPDKNDVKTGIITYKLAAHAADLAKGHPGAQIRDNALSKARFEFRWEDQFNLGLDPDKAREFHDETLPKDSAKVAHFCSMCGPHFCSMKITQEVREFAIEQGVSEAEALAKGMAGKAIEFVEAGAEVYRKI; translated from the coding sequence ATGAACGCTAACGAAAAATTCATTGCCGCCGACGCTCATGTGGACGAGGCCGCGATCAAGCCGCTGCCCAATTCCCGCAAGATTTTCGTGGTCGGCAGCCGTCCCGACATTCGCGTACCGATGCGCGAGATTGCGCAGTCGGACACCGACACGGCTTTTGGAGGAGAGAAAAACCCGCCAATCTATGTCTATGACTGTTCCGGACCCTATTCCGAGCCACAGGCAAGCATCGACATCCGCCAGGGGCTGCCGGCCCTGCGTGCGCAGTGGATTGCCGAGAGAGCTGATAGCGAGCCGCTGTCCGGCTTGAGTTCTGCCTTCGGTCGCCTCCGCGCGACCGATAGTGCCCTTGAAGAATTGCGCTTTCCAGGCCTGCAGCGTTGCCCCCGGCGTGCCAGGGCAGGGGCCAATGTCAGCCAGATGCACTATGCACGGCGAGGCATCATCACACCGGAGATGGAGTTTGTCGCGATCCGGGAAAATAACAACCGCCGCAGCTACATCGAGCAGCTCCAGGCTTCGGGTCCGCAAGGGATACGTCTTTCCGAAATTCTCTGTCGTCAGCATCCCGGCAACAGTTATGGCGCCAGTATTCCGGACGAAATCAGTCCGGAGTTCGTACGCTCTGAAGTTGCGCAGGGCAGGGCGATCATACCGTGCAACATCAACCATCCGGAAAGCGAGCCGATGATCATTGGCCGCAACTTTCTTACCAAAATCAATGCCAACATCGGCAACTCGGCGCTTGGTTCGAGCATCCAGGAGGAAGTTGAAAAAATGACCTGGGCCATCCGCTGGGGTGGCGACACCGTGATGGATCTGTCGACCGGGAAGAATATCCATGAAACACGCGAGTGGATCATTCGCAACAGTCCGGTGCCGATCGGAACGGTACCGATCTACCAGGCTCTCGAAAAAGTCAATGGCAAAGCCGAAGACCTGAACTGGGAAATTTTCCGCGACACGCTGATCGAACAAGCCGAGCAGGGGGTGGATTACTTCACGATCCATGCTGGTGTGCTTTTACGTTATGTGCCACTGACTGCCGGACGCCTGACCGGAATCGTTTCGCGAGGGGGATCGATCATGGCGAAGTGGTGTCTTGCCCATCACCGGGAAAGCTTTCTCTACACCCACTTCGAGGAAATCTGCGAGATCATGAAGGCCTATGATGTATCCTTCAGCCTCGGTGATGGATTGCGTCCGGGGTCGATCTACGATGCCAACGACGAGGCCCAAATCAGTGAGTTGAAGACTCTTGGGGAGCTTACAGATATCGCCTGGAAGCACGATGTGCAGGTGATGATCGAGGGGCCCGGCCATGTACCGATGCACATGATCAAGGAGAACATGGATCTGCAGCTTGCTTACTGCAAGGAAGCCCCTTTCTACACTCTGGGACCGTTGACGACTGACATTGCGCCCGGTTACGACCATATCACCAGCGGTATCGGTGCGGCGATGATCGGTTGGTTCGGTACAGCCATGCTCTGCTACGTGACCCCCAAGGAACATCTGGGTCTTCCTGACAAGAACGATGTCAAGACCGGGATCATCACCTATAAGCTGGCTGCTCATGCTGCCGACCTAGCCAAGGGTCATCCTGGTGCGCAGATCCGTGACAACGCCTTATCCAAGGCGCGCTTCGAATTTCGTTGGGAAGATCAATTCAACCTGGGACTAGACCCTGACAAGGCGCGTGAGTTTCATGATGAAACCTTGCCCAAGGACTCGGCGAAAGTCGCGCATTTTTGCTCGATGTGTGGTCCTCATTTTTGCTCCATGAAGATTACTCAGGAAGTGAGGGAGTTTGCCATTGAGCAGGGGGTGAGCGAAGCCGAGGCGCTGGCGAAGGGAATGGCAGGCAAAGCCATCGAATTCGTCGAGGCCGGCGCTGAGGTATACCGAAAGATCTGA
- the dprA gene encoding DNA-protecting protein DprA → MNAAESLANWLRLTLIPGIGGETQRKLLSAFGLPEAVFLASRSALRNVVGDKTASLVLDTDNQLMIEEALRWSEKPGQHLLCLADAEYPQSLLQIPDPPTLLYVRGRLDLLNTPALAIVGSRNPTPQGISNAERFAAALADAQLTITSGLALGIDAAAHRGALRVSGNTVAFIGTGIDRLYPSANRGLAHEIEDYGTIISEFRLSTPAIAANFPRRNRLISGFSRGVLVVEATTESGSLITARLAAEQGREVFAIPGSIHSPQARGCHQLIKQGAKLVETVQDVLDELHWFSISPRQKVSPASGDQTNDLLLSMGFDPCALDELVERSGLTADVVSVMLLHLEMNGQVGSLPGGRYQRISHN, encoded by the coding sequence ATGAATGCGGCCGAGTCGTTGGCGAACTGGCTACGACTGACGCTGATTCCGGGCATTGGCGGCGAGACCCAGCGCAAGCTGTTAAGCGCTTTCGGACTTCCGGAAGCCGTCTTCCTTGCGAGTCGCAGCGCGTTGCGCAATGTTGTGGGCGACAAGACCGCAAGCCTGGTGCTTGATACCGACAATCAGCTCATGATTGAGGAAGCTTTGCGCTGGTCGGAGAAGCCTGGTCAGCACCTGCTGTGCCTGGCCGACGCCGAATATCCCCAGTCGCTGCTGCAAATACCCGACCCACCGACGCTGCTCTATGTTCGTGGCCGTCTCGATCTGCTCAATACGCCTGCCTTGGCAATAGTCGGTAGCCGCAACCCTACACCACAAGGGATTAGTAATGCCGAACGCTTTGCTGCCGCCCTTGCCGATGCCCAGCTGACGATTACCAGCGGCCTTGCCCTGGGGATAGATGCAGCCGCTCATCGCGGCGCACTGAGGGTTTCGGGCAACACCGTTGCATTCATCGGCACCGGTATTGATCGCCTCTACCCGTCCGCAAACCGAGGCCTGGCGCACGAAATCGAGGACTATGGCACGATCATCTCGGAGTTTCGCTTGAGCACTCCCGCCATTGCCGCCAACTTCCCTCGCCGAAACCGCCTGATATCGGGTTTCTCGCGCGGTGTGCTGGTAGTCGAAGCAACGACCGAAAGTGGCTCCTTGATCACCGCACGCCTGGCCGCCGAGCAGGGTCGCGAAGTCTTTGCCATTCCCGGATCGATTCACTCCCCGCAGGCACGCGGCTGCCATCAATTGATCAAACAGGGCGCGAAGCTTGTCGAAACCGTACAGGATGTACTCGACGAGCTACATTGGTTCAGCATTTCTCCCCGGCAAAAAGTTTCCCCGGCAAGTGGTGACCAGACTAACGATCTATTGCTGAGCATGGGTTTTGATCCTTGCGCCCTGGACGAACTCGTAGAACGCAGTGGCTTGACGGCTGACGTGGTTTCGGTGATGCTGCTGCACTTGGAAATGAATGGCCAGGTTGGCAGTTTGCCTGGAGGCCGCTATCAACGCATTTCCCACAACTGA
- the def gene encoding peptide deformylase: MSLLPILRFPDPRLKKLAVCVQEVDDSIRRLARDMAETMYEAPGIGLAATQVDVHQRVIVIDASETRDQLLTLVNPEIILQDGLQVCEEGCLSVPGIYDKVERAERVVVRYLDLTGHEQIVEAVGLLSVCLQHEIDHLQGRVFVDHLSQLKQSRIRNKLAKQARITA; this comes from the coding sequence ATGTCTCTACTACCGATACTCCGCTTTCCCGATCCTCGCCTGAAGAAACTTGCGGTGTGCGTTCAAGAGGTGGACGACAGCATTCGTCGCTTGGCCCGTGACATGGCCGAAACCATGTATGAAGCGCCCGGGATTGGTCTTGCTGCCACGCAGGTGGATGTACACCAACGCGTGATCGTCATTGATGCCTCCGAAACCAGAGATCAGTTGCTGACCCTGGTCAACCCGGAAATCATTCTGCAGGATGGCCTACAGGTCTGTGAAGAAGGGTGCCTGTCGGTACCCGGGATTTACGACAAGGTCGAAAGGGCGGAACGTGTCGTTGTTCGCTACCTTGATCTGACCGGACACGAACAGATTGTCGAGGCAGTGGGTTTGTTGTCGGTATGCCTGCAGCACGAAATCGATCATTTGCAAGGGCGCGTCTTTGTCGACCACCTGTCGCAATTGAAACAGTCGCGCATCAGGAACAAGCTCGCCAAGCAGGCCCGCA